The following is a genomic window from Halodesulfovibrio marinisediminis DSM 17456.
AGCTGCAGGAGTTACATTTATGTAGCATAAGGAGTTGTGGACATGTTTGCATGGCTTGCTAACGCGTTTCGCAGTATTAAAGACAGCATCCGATACAAAGAAAAAGTATCTCCAGAGGCTATTCGAGTACTGGCTTCCGAACTGCGTGAATTAGCTCAGATGGCAGAAATGTTTGCGAATGAAGAAGCAACCCCTATGGATCGGATTAAACGTATTCAGTCTGAGACTGGGCAGCTTATTGAGTTGACCAGTAGGGCTGAGTTCCGGAGACTTTCTGTACAGCGCCGGTTGGAGCTGCATGAATCTTTAGTCGACTCAAAACGTCATTTGCTTAATACAATGCAAGCAACTCCAGTTGCCACGGATGTCATTCAGTAGAAATCCAGCAATAAAATTGAGTAAATTGCCTGATAAGCACTCGGTTAACTTAAGCCGCTTGTTATCAGGCATTTTTTTTGCAGGGTTTAAGGGAAGATAAAATTAAATGCCATTTTTCTGACATTGAGTAAGGGCTGTTATGAAACGAATAATATTATGTTGTATGCTGGTAATGTGTTGCGCTGGTTTGCTGACAGTTGGTGGATGTGCCAGTCCCGAGGTTCAAACTTCAATCCAACCTGTTCCATCTGGTTTTACTCCGGAGATGCGCTTTGATGACACCATTGTGTGGGATGAATGGGTTCGTGGTGGTGACTTGAATGTGTCTGTGTTTCCACAAACAAAACCGGATGCAGCACCAACCGCAGTATTTTTCCCGTTTCTGCCAACTGTCACTTTGCATGATCCGCTTGAAACGGGTACAGCCGTGGCTAAAGGGTTTTGGCAAGAGTGGCTTAGAGATGCACCGTTTTGTGTGCTTGAGTTCAGAGAGTTGAAAACGTCATATTCTCCTGCTTACGCAATTCGCCTCGCTCGTCAGCGTGGTGCCTTGTTTGCGGTAACCGGTAAGCTGACTGATTTTTATGATGGTGGCAGTGTTACAGGGGCACGACTTGGCGTTACTGTTGATATTTACGATACAAGAAATGGTGCCTTGATTTGGTCTATGAATCAGTTTGCGTACATGGATAAAGATAGGACCCGCGATTTCCTACTGTTTAGAGCAGAAAGCCGACTCCCTTCTGACCCGTTGTGGGTTGTTACAACTGCAATTGCTCGTTCCATGAAAAATCCTGTAAAACAGTGGACAGGGCAGTGGGCAGCTGTGCAGGAAGAGAATAATTCAGAAGAGAACGCAGCATTCTAATGTAAGTACTGACGGAAAAAAATTCCTATTGGACATAAAAAAAGACCACATCATAATGTGGTCTTTTTTTTATGCTTATTTACAAGCAAAGAAAATTGAGTGTGATCTACGCGGAGGTTGCCATTTTTTGGTACATGGCGGCACCAACACGTTTGGCTGGCTGTGCTGCTGGCTTGACAGGCTGCTGGTTGAAGACACCGGAGTTAGCGTGTGCTGTTGTCTGCTTACTTGGCATGGCTGAATTGTTTTTCATAGCTTCGATTGCTTCAGGAGTATCAATAATCTGAGCGTAGGCGTCACGGATGCCGTCGATAATTTTGATAACTTCATCAATGCAAGTGGTGTCCATCATCAGGTTAGCTTTCAGTAATCGAGTATTACAGAAGTGGTAAAGCTCGTGAAGGTTTTTCGCAATTTCACCACCGGCTTCTGCGTTAAGGCTACTATCGAGCTCGTTGATAATATCCATAGCACGGGTGATAAGCATGCCTTTTTTTGCCACGTCTTTTTCTTCAATGCTGGTTTTGGCTTGATTCAAGAACTTGATGCAGCCTTCGTACAGCATAATCAGCAACTGTCCCTGTGAGGTTGTGGAAACTTGAGTAGAAAAATAGGCTTGTGCGGCCGTTTTCATTGCGTGCTCCTCATAAACTTCTAACAAACTATTATTGATACTAGAGGGATTGCAGTAAACATACTGCCGAACATTACACGAACAAAGTGTAATGTGAAAGCGGCAAAATTTTCCTGTTTGCAATACGCCTCTATAGATAAAGCAAGGTGAATGCCAAGCTCTGAGGTGGCGTAACTACTCGTCACCATTCGTGCTTACTAAGTGTATCGGCATTAAATACGATGCCTTTAGAAGAACATCATAAAGATTGTATAAAGAACAGTGGTTAGCCTTTCAGAGATATATTTTTTTTCTGTTTGGCTATCTGGCGGGTGTAAAAAGGAAAAGGGTGAAGTATGGTACTTCACCCTTATGTTTTTTTGAAGTGATGTGATCTTATGTTTCCGGAAGGCTGGTGGTCAGTTCTGCAAGTTTTTGACGTGCTTCATCCGGATCGACCCCTTTCATAGAAACAATATAGTCGAGATTTTCTTCTGCATCACATGGTCGCAGGTAGAGTGGGGCAACTGGAGTATCTCCGTATTCAAGTGTGGCTGCTATATCCAGTAAGACTTCCGGCTTAGGATGTGAGAATCGCTCATCAAGAATAACTGCATTCTGAATATTATCTTCAAAAAATTCACG
Proteins encoded in this region:
- the fliS gene encoding flagellar export chaperone FliS encodes the protein MKTAAQAYFSTQVSTTSQGQLLIMLYEGCIKFLNQAKTSIEEKDVAKKGMLITRAMDIINELDSSLNAEAGGEIAKNLHELYHFCNTRLLKANLMMDTTCIDEVIKIIDGIRDAYAQIIDTPEAIEAMKNNSAMPSKQTTAHANSGVFNQQPVKPAAQPAKRVGAAMYQKMATSA